A section of the Malus sylvestris chromosome 17, drMalSylv7.2, whole genome shotgun sequence genome encodes:
- the LOC126611547 gene encoding uncharacterized protein LOC126611547: protein MSSMLGSQGLVLATAMAVSSMLVFLHFSRQKNFPPTQLSHQSPNQIPLRSCLYSRDRKRERKKKKVHFAENIEEEERAGDGEEEEEPISIEKSKVETSCRNEIRRKIPANRIALYNGILKNRMQRMECSH from the exons ATGTCTTCTATGCTAGGCTCTCAAGGTTTGGTCCTGGCAACTGCCATGGCCGTCTCCAGCATGCTCGTCTTTCTTCATTTCTCCAGGCAAAAGAATTTCCCACCAACCCAACTTTCCCATCAGTCTCCGAACCAAATCCCTCTACGTTCTTGCTTGTATTCAC GTGAtaggaagagggagaggaagaagaagaaagtacaTTTTGCTGAAAATATTGAGGAGGAGGAGCGAGCTGGGGAtggagaggaggaagaagaaccgATCAGTATAGAGAAGAGCAAAGTCGAAACAAGTTGCAGAAACGAAATTCGACGAAAAATTCCGGCGAATCGAATCGCTTTGTACAACGGAATTCTCAAGAACCGCATGCAGAGGATGGAGTGTTCTCATTGA
- the LOC126611536 gene encoding uncharacterized protein LOC126611536, whose translation MEKVSKKTGTSTHKRKAPVLVPSEDILPHKKIHKFRGEPSVRPKSQDGVLKGPAFRKTGVETVDNATAVVAGEGSRLLPHPLTMEHTVQESDPGSRHEGKGKERAGSVPWKDLRVATRPKDFGDINNCLAGRRFAFDELGEPLAKDESNCDRMLKLSSYVMAEYHDRLQEVERYKAKLKENKQLVDEARRNKGLLTQALQLKDETMESLKRRNGENLRLKKLFEATKKQLEVATLEVSKVRGELDGALVEISELEKSIPTEREAAVQEYLSSSTFHLAIKPYCAQEARFEKRKWMAVLDRYDDGSILRKYHEDIDEHHRKGETFVLAVDPSSEDESDNEGSADAQTQHGEEDLGDAEDDGRTRNDTARGSASDENE comes from the exons a tggagaaggtaagcaagaaaacagggactagcacccataaaaggaaagcaccagtgttagttccttcggaagacatcctaccgcataagaaaattcataagttccgAGGGGAACCATCCGTTAGACCTAAGTCCCAAGATGGGGTCCTTAAGGGGCCTGCCTTTAGGAAGACTGGAGTCGAGACCGTTGATAATGCTACTGCCGTAGTTGCAGGAGAAGGGAGCCGACTGTTGCCTCATCCTCTTACTATGGAGCACACTGTCCAGGAAAGTGATCCTGGTTCCCGCCATGAggggaaaggcaaggaaagagctggcagtgtcccgtggaaggacttgagggttgccacgcggccaaaggattttggggatatcaacaattgcttggcagggcgtcgattcgccttcgatgagctcggagagcccttagctaaggatgaatcgaattgcgaccggatgttgaagctgtcttcatat gtcatggccgagtatcacgacagactgcaagaggttgagcggtacaaggcaaaactgaaggagaataagcagcttgtggacgaggcccgaaggaataagggacttttgactcaggctctccaactgaaggatgaaaccatggagagcttgaaaaggcgaaatggtgagaacctaaggcttaagaaattgtttgaggcaactaaaaaacagttggaagtggctaccttggaagtatccaaggttaggggagaattggatggtgccttagttgagatttctgaactggagaagagcattccaactgaaagggaggctgctgtgcaagaatacttaagttcttcgacctttcatcttgctattaaaccctactgtgctcaagaagctcgctttgaaaaaaggaaatggatggccgtccttgatcgttatgatgatgggagcattcttcgaaaataccacgaagatatagatgagcatcatcgaaagggcgagacatttgtccttgctgttgatcctagcagcgaagatgagtctgataatgaaggtagtgctgatgcacagactcagcatggtgaagaggatcttggggatgcagaggatgatggtaggacgcggaatgatactgccaggggttcggcttcagatgagaatgaatag